The proteins below are encoded in one region of Triticum aestivum cultivar Chinese Spring chromosome 1B, IWGSC CS RefSeq v2.1, whole genome shotgun sequence:
- the LOC123134273 gene encoding RNA-binding protein 7, with product MARNPGCAVYIGNLDEKVSERVLYEILIQVGRVVDLHIPRDKETSRPKGFAFAEYETEEIAQYAVRLFSGLVRLHNRTLKFAISGQDKASSNVNVPVTPKMNPIPLSNPPQSMRFGDTPVSQHRVINGRIAGHGVSPNHSYDFHSQASSGVASRGLNDGTYEYSRRVFGSVMNDVSRRADRQPVPYPSY from the exons GTAACTTGGATGAAAAGGTCTCGGAGAGGGTTTTGTATGAGATTCTTATTCAGGTAGGTCGTGTAGTAGACTTGCACATACCCCGTGACAAGGAAACTAGTCGACCCAAAGGTTTTGCTTTTGCTGAGTATGAAACAGAGGAGATTGCCCAGTATGCTGTTAGGCTGTTTTCTGGCCTTGTTCGGCTTCACAATAGAACACTTAAATTTGCG ATTTCTGGGCAAGACAAGGCCTCTTCAAATGTCAATGTTCCTGTAACACCTAAAATGAACCCTATACCACTATCAAATCCACCTCAATCAATGAGATTTGGTGATACTCCTGTGTCACAACATAGAGTGATAAACGGTAGGATTGCAGGCCATGGTGTTTCTCCAAATCATTCTTATGATTTCCATTCCCAAG CATCAAGTGGGGTAGCAAGTAGAGGATTAAACGATGGTACATATGAGTATAGTAGACGTGTATTTGGTTCTGTTATGAATGATGTTAGCCGTCGAGCTGACAGACAACCAGTTCCATACCCGTCCTACTAG